A window of Cryptomeria japonica chromosome 3, Sugi_1.0, whole genome shotgun sequence contains these coding sequences:
- the LOC131070439 gene encoding uncharacterized protein LOC131070439 isoform X2: MRPELFIAAKKGNLETLKNLHRENPIGRGEVTFEGNTALHIAAREGHLEVVQWILNNAKGCCIAGARNFNKNTPLQEAAKKGNAEVLSILLQNKKSGVYRRNQYGETALIIASEYGHVGAVRLLLAATPLFLVFWPRDDRQTCLNVAAYAGHLEVVKLILNAKSNCFNAIQNILLIKDENGVTPLHAAVHGGHVNIVREILNIPFKCGCYCSPRSLMTKVDNLGRCAIHIAAMKGFINIIDELIKIMPDCVEIRSTCLETVVHFAVEYNQFDVVKRLTCENEGERNAKLLSYDYDIHGNTALHLAVKNGVNPEFYVRIL; the protein is encoded by the exons ATGCGTCCTGAACTCTTTATTGCTGCCAAAAAGGGCAATCTGGAAACCCTTAAAAACCTGCACAGAGAAAATCCAATTGGGAGGGGTGAAGTTACTTTTGAAGGCAACACTGCTCTGCACATCGCTGCGAGGGAAGGGCATTTGGAGGTGGTTCAATGGATTCTTAACAATGCGAAAGGATGTTGCATTGCAGGAGCTCGGAATTTTAATAAGAATACGCCCTTGCAAGAAGCTGCTAAGAAGGGCAATGCAGAGGTGTTGAGCATTCTGCTTCAAAATAAAAAAAGTGGTGTGTATAGGCGCAATCAGTATGGAGAGACGGCGCTGATAATTGCTTCAGAGTACGGTCATGTGGGAGCAGTGAGGCTCTTGTTAGCAGCTACGCCTCTGTTTCTGGTTTTCTGGCCAAGGGATGACCGCCAGACATGTCTTAATGTTGCAGCTTATGCAGGGCACCTGG AAGTGGTGAAATTGATCTTAAATGCAAAGTCCAATTGCTTCAATGCAATACAAAATATATTACTTATTAAGGATGAAAATGGTGTCACTCCACTACATGCTGCAGTTCATGGAGGCCATGTCAACATTGTGCGTGAGATTTTAAACATTCCATTCAAATGTGGTTGTTATTGTTCTCCTAGAAGTTTAATGACAAAGGTTGATAATCTTGGAAGGTGTGCAATTCACATAGCAGCAATGAAAGGATTTATCAATATTATTGATGAATTGATAAAAATAATGCCAGACTGTGTTGAAATTAGAAGCACCTGTCTTGAAACTGTTGTCCACTTTGCTGTGGAGTATAATCAATTTGACGTAGTGAAAAGACTGACTTGTGAAAATGAAGGTGAAAGAAATGCAAAATTATTGAGCTATGACTATGACATTCATGGCAACACAGCTTTACATTTGGCAGTCAAGAATGGAGTGAACCCTGAG TTCTATGTTAGAATACTATAA
- the LOC131070439 gene encoding uncharacterized protein LOC131070439 isoform X1, giving the protein MRPELFIAAKKGNLETLKNLHRENPIGRGEVTFEGNTALHIAAREGHLEVVQWILNNAKGCCIAGARNFNKNTPLQEAAKKGNAEVLSILLQNKKSGVYRRNQYGETALIIASEYGHVGAVRLLLAATPLFLVFWPRDDRQTCLNVAAYAGHLEVVKLILNAKSNCFNAIQNILLIKDENGVTPLHAAVHGGHVNIVREILNIPFKCGCYCSPRSLMTKVDNLGRCAIHIAAMKGFINIIDELIKIMPDCVEIRSTCLETVVHFAVEYNQFDVVKRLTCENEGERNAKLLSYDYDIHGNTALHLAVKNGVNPELVEYIVSTSNANLNAKNNEGQSPLDIAVAEASQNKVDYGEIVRVLEDVGATRSFIFECKSKSKLPAWDYSLKITNQSNNDAEGKVFDVDTLVASLIATITFTAIFQVPGGTHDGLASMSLETIYSQIVLLSSHL; this is encoded by the exons ATGCGTCCTGAACTCTTTATTGCTGCCAAAAAGGGCAATCTGGAAACCCTTAAAAACCTGCACAGAGAAAATCCAATTGGGAGGGGTGAAGTTACTTTTGAAGGCAACACTGCTCTGCACATCGCTGCGAGGGAAGGGCATTTGGAGGTGGTTCAATGGATTCTTAACAATGCGAAAGGATGTTGCATTGCAGGAGCTCGGAATTTTAATAAGAATACGCCCTTGCAAGAAGCTGCTAAGAAGGGCAATGCAGAGGTGTTGAGCATTCTGCTTCAAAATAAAAAAAGTGGTGTGTATAGGCGCAATCAGTATGGAGAGACGGCGCTGATAATTGCTTCAGAGTACGGTCATGTGGGAGCAGTGAGGCTCTTGTTAGCAGCTACGCCTCTGTTTCTGGTTTTCTGGCCAAGGGATGACCGCCAGACATGTCTTAATGTTGCAGCTTATGCAGGGCACCTGG AAGTGGTGAAATTGATCTTAAATGCAAAGTCCAATTGCTTCAATGCAATACAAAATATATTACTTATTAAGGATGAAAATGGTGTCACTCCACTACATGCTGCAGTTCATGGAGGCCATGTCAACATTGTGCGTGAGATTTTAAACATTCCATTCAAATGTGGTTGTTATTGTTCTCCTAGAAGTTTAATGACAAAGGTTGATAATCTTGGAAGGTGTGCAATTCACATAGCAGCAATGAAAGGATTTATCAATATTATTGATGAATTGATAAAAATAATGCCAGACTGTGTTGAAATTAGAAGCACCTGTCTTGAAACTGTTGTCCACTTTGCTGTGGAGTATAATCAATTTGACGTAGTGAAAAGACTGACTTGTGAAAATGAAGGTGAAAGAAATGCAAAATTATTGAGCTATGACTATGACATTCATGGCAACACAGCTTTACATTTGGCAGTCAAGAATGGAGTGAACCCTGAG CTTGTAGAATATATAGTATCGACTTCAAATGCAAATTTGAATGCCAAAAATAATGAAGGCCAAAGTCCACTTGATATTGCAGTAGCAGAAGCATCTCAAAACAaggtagattatggtgagattgtaagggttctagaagatgttggtgCCACTCGGAGTTTTATTTTTGAATGTAAATCTAAATCTAAATTACCAGCTTGGGATTATTCTCTTAagatcacaaatcaaagcaataaTGATGCGGAAGGCAAAGTATTTGATGTGGACACATTGGTGGCATCTCTCATTGCTACAATAACATTTACAGCTATATTTCAAGTACCCGGTGGAACACATGATGGGCTTGCTAGTATGTCACTAGAAACCATCTATTCTCAGATTGTGTTGCTTTCTTCGCATCTATGA